From the genome of Sulfurovum sp. NBC37-1, one region includes:
- the tolB gene encoding Tol-Pal system protein TolB, whose amino-acid sequence MRYLLILLFSIHLFAVDASMKIEKDVEHRSRIALVDGSSVSNGKLFKILLSDFKISGHFLADSSLYKSNFSSGFIAPNLKSKEYIVKYRFTQANGVKLEIRLLKASDGSQIFEKSYAIQNSSKMPFLVHKAVYDINRVLKYPDIGWINRYVVFSRYTAPKRSEILLADYTFTYQKVIIRGGLNLFPKWADSAQKSFYYTSYAGLIPTLNKINIYTGSKSKVASSEGMIVCSDVSPDGSKMLLTMSPEGQPDIYEMSLFTGSKTRVTKFNGIDVNGKYLGNGSQIVFVSNRLGYANIFKKSINSAAVQQVVFHGRNNNAVDAHGNKIIYCSREGNNAFGGNRFNLYLTSANGGSSRPLTTTGSNQFPRFSTDGSVILYIKQNGNSSSIGYINLGSSQSLLFPLGGRKIQSIDW is encoded by the coding sequence TTGAGATATCTTTTGATCCTGCTGTTTTCCATACACCTTTTTGCTGTTGATGCCTCCATGAAAATCGAAAAAGATGTTGAACATCGTTCGCGTATTGCATTGGTCGACGGTTCATCTGTCAGCAACGGCAAACTTTTCAAAATACTGCTTTCGGACTTCAAGATCTCCGGCCACTTTCTTGCCGACAGCAGCCTGTACAAAAGTAATTTTTCCTCCGGGTTCATTGCACCAAACCTCAAAAGCAAAGAATATATCGTAAAATACCGCTTTACACAAGCAAACGGTGTGAAACTTGAGATACGTCTTCTGAAAGCGTCGGACGGCTCTCAAATTTTCGAGAAAAGCTATGCCATCCAAAACAGCAGTAAAATGCCTTTCCTGGTTCACAAAGCGGTCTATGACATCAACAGAGTGCTGAAGTACCCGGATATCGGCTGGATTAACCGATATGTTGTTTTCTCCAGATATACTGCACCCAAACGTAGTGAGATCCTACTGGCAGATTATACCTTCACCTATCAGAAAGTGATCATCAGAGGAGGGTTGAACCTTTTCCCCAAATGGGCGGACAGTGCGCAGAAGAGTTTCTACTACACGTCCTATGCAGGGCTGATCCCGACACTGAACAAGATCAATATCTATACCGGTTCGAAAAGTAAAGTAGCTTCTTCTGAGGGAATGATTGTCTGTTCTGATGTCAGTCCTGATGGAAGCAAAATGCTCCTGACTATGTCTCCCGAAGGACAGCCGGATATCTACGAGATGAGCCTCTTTACAGGTTCCAAGACAAGGGTAACGAAATTCAACGGTATTGATGTCAACGGAAAATATCTTGGCAACGGCAGTCAGATTGTTTTTGTTTCCAACCGGCTCGGGTATGCGAATATCTTCAAGAAATCCATTAACTCCGCAGCGGTACAGCAGGTGGTCTTCCATGGCCGCAACAACAATGCAGTCGATGCACACGGTAACAAGATCATCTATTGCAGTAGGGAGGGTAACAATGCCTTTGGGGGTAACAGGTTCAATCTCTATCTGACCTCTGCCAATGGAGGCAGTTCTCGGCCGCTTACGACTACAGGCAGCAACCAGTTTCCCCGTTTTTCAACAGATGGGTCGGTAATATTGTATATTAAACAAAACGGCAACAGCTCTTCGATAGGTTACATCAACCTGGGAAGTTCACAGAGTCTGCTTTTCCCTCTGGGTGGCAGAAAGATACAATCGATTGATTGGTAA
- the amrA gene encoding AmmeMemoRadiSam system protein A: MQEVLIGLAKAAILVALNQPENFDLEGALKKYPELLENGAAFVTINKRANDQLRGCIGSLQAYRPLYKDIIANAQAAALHDPRFPPMTPEELKDIKIEVSILSEPKPLQYSDIEDLRSKIVPMKDGVVLRYDGYQATYLPQVWEQLPNFDAFFSSLCMKAGLPGDCLKHHPDIEVYHVTKYEEE, translated from the coding sequence ATGCAAGAAGTACTGATAGGACTGGCAAAAGCCGCTATACTCGTGGCACTTAATCAGCCTGAGAATTTTGACCTGGAAGGTGCACTGAAAAAATACCCGGAGCTGCTGGAAAATGGAGCTGCTTTCGTGACCATTAACAAAAGGGCCAATGACCAGCTTCGTGGATGTATAGGATCTCTGCAGGCATATCGTCCGCTTTACAAGGATATCATCGCCAATGCGCAGGCAGCAGCCCTGCATGACCCACGTTTCCCACCAATGACCCCTGAGGAGCTGAAAGATATCAAAATAGAGGTTTCCATCCTCTCAGAACCCAAACCGCTGCAGTACAGTGATATTGAAGACCTCAGAAGCAAGATCGTTCCCATGAAGGACGGTGTTGTCCTTCGCTACGACGGCTACCAAGCCACCTACCTGCCGCAGGTCTGGGAACAGTTGCCAAACTTTGATGCTTTCTTCTCCTCTTTATGCATGAAAGCGGGACTACCGGGTGACTGTCTCAAGCACCATCCCGATATCGAGGTCTATCATGTCACCAAGTATGAGGAGGAGTGA
- the amrB gene encoding AmmeMemoRadiSam system protein B: protein MPQGIRKAAVAGSFYPERCREIRRYIREFNAAFDRLSIKKEILDIRPGAIIVPHAGYIYSGFTANFAYRFLKHTKPKRIIVIGPSHHYYFKGISAGHFENFETPCGEIEIDNPYLFALAKEFNIGFDPKAHEKEHSTEVQMPFIQHYFPKAKVIELVYGDVPAKELALIITALLKNPDNAVVISSDLSHFYPLEKAEKLDRNCLRAVVKLDMNELKGCEACGITGITAMILAARKLGLSSKLLDYSTSAKTTHDESSVVGYMSAIFYYPDKKH from the coding sequence ATGCCCCAGGGCATACGAAAAGCCGCCGTTGCCGGCTCTTTCTATCCTGAGAGATGCAGAGAGATCAGACGTTACATCCGGGAATTCAATGCAGCTTTTGACAGGCTCTCCATCAAAAAAGAGATACTTGATATCAGACCTGGAGCCATCATTGTTCCCCATGCCGGCTATATTTACAGCGGTTTCACCGCCAACTTCGCCTACCGGTTTCTGAAACACACGAAACCCAAACGCATCATCGTCATCGGTCCGAGCCATCATTACTACTTCAAAGGCATCTCTGCTGGTCATTTTGAAAATTTTGAAACACCCTGCGGGGAGATTGAGATAGACAACCCCTATCTTTTCGCGCTGGCCAAAGAGTTCAACATAGGTTTCGACCCAAAAGCACATGAAAAAGAGCATTCGACCGAAGTGCAGATGCCCTTCATTCAGCACTACTTTCCAAAAGCAAAAGTCATCGAACTTGTGTATGGTGATGTTCCCGCCAAAGAGCTTGCGCTCATCATTACTGCCCTGCTCAAGAACCCGGACAATGCCGTCGTCATCAGCTCGGACCTGAGCCATTTCTATCCTCTTGAAAAAGCAGAAAAGCTGGACAGGAACTGCCTCAGAGCCGTGGTAAAACTTGATATGAATGAATTAAAAGGGTGCGAAGCCTGCGGAATCACAGGTATTACAGCCATGATACTTGCGGCAAGAAAACTCGGTTTATCCTCAAAACTGTTGGATTACAGTACTTCTGCCAAAACAACGCATGATGAAAGTTCGGTTGTGGGGTATATGTCGGCGATATTTTACTATCCCGATAAAAAGCATTAA
- a CDS encoding TonB C-terminal domain-containing protein, whose protein sequence is MIKQTSTVISGVLAFVAYFIIIGLLIFYFNTRDETQKEHFVKKNEKRIQVALASPKKLTAPKKKAIKKSKPKPKPKPKPKPKRKSKSKKISKKKVIKEKVVKKKIVKKKDINATKPKRKARDLFKNVKTSKKKKLNIQVSDKPIKTKPKNDLIKVSSMSASERINASLQSDRKSDKGVENAYFAHVQRMLEDWPAQSDFAGEKATVILYIEPSGFFKFRIVSQSNIPPFNRGLKEFLEQLQETGFGPHNAGRTYKFKAEFIAKD, encoded by the coding sequence ATGATAAAACAAACCTCTACAGTTATCTCCGGGGTATTGGCTTTTGTTGCATACTTCATCATTATTGGTTTGCTGATATTCTATTTCAATACGCGTGATGAAACCCAAAAAGAGCATTTTGTTAAAAAAAATGAAAAACGTATACAGGTTGCACTCGCTTCACCAAAAAAGCTAACTGCTCCCAAAAAGAAAGCTATAAAGAAGTCAAAACCAAAACCAAAACCAAAACCTAAGCCCAAGCCAAAAAGAAAATCGAAAAGCAAGAAAATATCCAAAAAAAAAGTGATCAAAGAGAAGGTGGTCAAAAAAAAGATCGTCAAGAAAAAAGATATCAATGCCACCAAGCCCAAAAGGAAGGCCAGGGACCTGTTCAAGAATGTGAAAACAAGCAAAAAGAAAAAACTGAATATACAGGTTTCTGACAAACCGATCAAAACGAAGCCAAAGAACGACCTGATAAAAGTCAGTAGCATGAGTGCAAGTGAACGTATCAATGCTTCCCTTCAGTCGGACAGAAAGAGTGACAAAGGTGTCGAGAATGCCTATTTTGCCCATGTGCAGAGAATGCTTGAGGATTGGCCGGCACAGAGTGATTTTGCAGGAGAGAAAGCTACTGTGATCCTTTATATCGAGCCAAGTGGTTTTTTCAAGTTCCGTATCGTATCGCAATCCAACATTCCTCCTTTCAACCGTGGTTTGAAGGAATTCCTTGAACAGTTACAGGAGACCGGATTCGGTCCGCATAATGCAGGACGGACCTATAAGTTTAAAGCGGAGTTCATAGCAAAGGATTAA
- a CDS encoding biopolymer transporter ExbD, with the protein MFSWDDNPDLNITPLVDVMLVLMAILMITAPTINFQEQIDLPQGSKTVKVNKPRTLTIRMDKKRKIYLNNDTYALDTFADDFVNKSAKIDKNSEVYIRADEQLKYKDVMYLLKSVKAAGFEKVSLITL; encoded by the coding sequence ATGTTTTCATGGGATGATAACCCGGATCTGAACATCACACCGCTGGTGGATGTCATGCTGGTCCTCATGGCCATCCTGATGATCACTGCACCTACTATTAATTTTCAGGAACAGATCGACCTTCCCCAGGGCTCCAAAACCGTCAAAGTAAACAAGCCCAGAACATTGACGATCAGAATGGATAAAAAACGGAAGATCTACCTGAACAACGATACCTATGCCTTGGATACTTTTGCAGATGATTTTGTCAATAAATCAGCTAAAATAGACAAGAACTCGGAAGTATACATCCGTGCAGACGAACAGCTCAAATATAAAGATGTGATGTATCTTCTCAAAAGTGTCAAAGCTGCGGGCTTCGAGAAGGTCTCCCTGATAACATTATGA
- a CDS encoding MotA/TolQ/ExbB proton channel family protein, whose translation MGSLLDYFINSSAITIFVLLLLSVYFIVTFWVFLDRYYILNSRIKSEARSLKSLYSGQSKSVMSNSLIFTYLSRVNTPNKAILEAAASDAIRVSTKGLTWLSIIASTAPFIGLFGTVIGILETFSKLGDQSSASLSVVAPAIAEALIATAAGIAVAIFAYTFHLILKRKAYELSSLLSSQSEVILSQVEE comes from the coding sequence TTGGGATCTCTCCTGGATTATTTCATTAACAGCAGTGCGATCACTATTTTCGTTCTGCTGTTGCTTTCGGTTTACTTTATAGTAACATTCTGGGTATTCCTGGACAGATACTACATCTTGAACTCCCGTATCAAATCAGAAGCGAGATCACTTAAATCACTCTATTCAGGTCAGTCAAAATCAGTGATGAGCAATTCACTTATTTTTACTTATCTGAGCCGTGTAAATACCCCCAACAAAGCCATTCTTGAAGCAGCGGCCTCTGATGCCATACGTGTTTCGACCAAAGGGCTTACCTGGCTCTCCATTATTGCATCGACTGCGCCTTTCATAGGACTGTTCGGTACGGTCATCGGTATACTTGAAACATTTTCCAAGTTGGGAGATCAGTCCAGCGCATCACTCTCAGTCGTTGCTCCTGCCATCGCTGAGGCACTCATTGCTACGGCGGCTGGTATCGCTGTTGCGATCTTCGCTTATACCTTTCATCTGATTTTGAAGCGTAAAGCTTATGAACTTTCCTCTCTTCTCTCTTCACAGTCCGAAGTGATCCTCTCTCAGGTAGAGGAGTGA
- the atpC gene encoding ATP synthase F1 subunit epsilon, whose product MELMKLEIVTPNGVIFDDDVKQVTLPGSEGEFGVLPKHATLVSLLDTGVIVIEKADGSEVAVAINSGYVKVDEEKTTCIVDGAVALSGEDSDLAKALEEAKELIKKAESSSVAIASAVSKVEQIGKSF is encoded by the coding sequence ATGGAACTAATGAAGCTTGAAATTGTTACACCGAACGGTGTGATCTTTGATGACGATGTCAAACAGGTAACACTTCCGGGTAGTGAAGGTGAGTTCGGGGTTCTCCCAAAACATGCTACTTTGGTCTCTTTGCTTGATACCGGTGTGATCGTGATCGAAAAAGCGGATGGAAGCGAAGTGGCTGTCGCCATCAATTCCGGTTATGTAAAAGTCGATGAAGAGAAAACAACGTGTATCGTAGATGGTGCCGTGGCTCTCTCCGGTGAGGACAGTGATCTTGCCAAAGCACTTGAAGAGGCGAAAGAGCTTATCAAAAAAGCGGAATCTTCAAGTGTTGCTATCGCATCAGCGGTCAGCAAAGTTGAGCAGATCGGAAAGTCTTTCTAA
- the atpD gene encoding F0F1 ATP synthase subunit beta, with the protein MTGKIVQVLGPVIDVDFTDYLPEINEALETTFMFEGKEQKLVLEVAAQLGDNRVRTIAMDMSEGVVRGQEVKATGDSIQVPVGEEVLGRIFNVIGEAIDEAGPVEAKTHWSIHRDPPPFEDQSTKTEVFETGIKVVDLLAPYSKGGKVGLFGGAGVGKTVIIMELINNVAMKHSGYSVFAGVGERTREGNDLYYEMKESNVLDKVALCYGQMSEPPGARNRIALTGLTMAEYFRDEMGLDVLMFIDNIFRFAQSGSEMSALLGRIPSAVGYQPTLSREMGALQERITSTTKGSITSVQAVYVPADDLTDPAPASVFAHLDATTVLNRSIAEKGIYPAVDPLDSTSRMLDPQIIGEEHYNVARGVQQILQKYKDLQDIIAILGMDELSEDDKLVVERARKIEKYLSQPFHVAEVFTGSPGVYVTLEDTIEGFKGLLEGKYDDMNEAAFYMVGNMAEAIAKNDKINAK; encoded by the coding sequence ATGACAGGTAAAATAGTACAAGTCTTGGGTCCGGTAATTGATGTGGACTTTACAGACTATCTACCGGAGATCAATGAAGCGTTAGAGACAACATTCATGTTCGAAGGTAAAGAACAGAAATTGGTTTTGGAAGTAGCGGCACAGCTTGGTGATAACAGAGTTAGAACGATCGCTATGGATATGAGTGAAGGTGTGGTAAGAGGGCAGGAAGTGAAAGCAACCGGTGACTCTATCCAGGTGCCTGTAGGTGAAGAGGTTCTTGGACGTATCTTCAATGTGATCGGTGAAGCGATTGACGAGGCAGGCCCTGTCGAAGCGAAAACACACTGGTCTATCCACAGAGATCCACCTCCGTTCGAAGACCAAAGTACAAAAACGGAAGTATTTGAAACAGGTATCAAAGTCGTTGACCTTCTTGCTCCCTATTCAAAAGGTGGTAAAGTCGGACTCTTCGGTGGTGCGGGTGTCGGTAAAACGGTAATCATCATGGAGCTTATTAACAACGTTGCAATGAAGCACAGCGGTTACTCGGTATTCGCGGGTGTTGGTGAAAGAACACGTGAAGGTAACGACCTTTACTACGAAATGAAAGAATCCAATGTACTTGACAAAGTTGCACTCTGCTACGGTCAGATGAGTGAACCTCCGGGAGCAAGAAACAGAATTGCACTGACAGGTCTTACTATGGCTGAGTATTTCCGTGACGAGATGGGCCTCGATGTTCTTATGTTCATCGACAACATCTTTAGATTTGCACAGTCCGGTTCAGAAATGTCTGCATTGCTTGGACGTATTCCTTCGGCGGTTGGTTATCAACCGACACTCTCAAGAGAGATGGGTGCGCTTCAGGAAAGAATTACATCAACAACCAAAGGTTCGATCACTTCTGTTCAGGCAGTTTACGTTCCTGCGGATGACTTGACTGACCCGGCGCCAGCTTCTGTATTTGCCCACCTCGATGCGACAACGGTTCTTAACAGATCTATCGCAGAAAAGGGTATCTATCCTGCGGTGGATCCATTGGATTCAACTTCAAGAATGCTTGACCCGCAAATTATCGGTGAAGAGCACTACAACGTAGCACGTGGTGTACAGCAGATCCTCCAGAAGTACAAGGATCTTCAGGATATCATTGCGATCCTTGGTATGGATGAGCTTTCAGAAGATGACAAACTTGTTGTTGAAAGAGCAAGAAAGATCGAAAAATATCTTTCACAGCCATTCCACGTTGCTGAAGTATTTACAGGTTCTCCAGGTGTATACGTTACACTTGAAGATACTATCGAAGGGTTCAAAGGTCTTCTTGAAGGTAAATATGACGATATGAACGAAGCGGCATTCTATATGGTAGGAAATATGGCTGAGGCTATTGCGAAAAACGATAAGATCAACGCTAAGTAA
- the atpG gene encoding ATP synthase F1 subunit gamma: MANLKEIKRKISSVKNTQKTTNAMKLVSSAKLKRTEELAKRSRVYAAKLTELIEEIAQKMQHASAEGLDNIFFQENNNPKKVDIIFITADKGLCGGFNSQTIKRTSQMIAEYQSKGAKVRLRAIGRKGIDYFKFNNVELDDAIVGLSAAPDYKQSSEFISEVVTSYVNGDTDRIVLVHNGYVNMITQEIREDQILPVDASQLELSTVSTSEMEVEPDDDDTLLDALVKRYVEYSIYYALIDSLAAEHSARMQAMDAATKNAKEMVKDLNVKYNKARQEAITTELIEIISGMESMK; this comes from the coding sequence ATGGCTAATTTAAAAGAGATAAAGCGTAAGATCAGCAGTGTAAAGAATACACAAAAGACGACTAACGCCATGAAGCTTGTCTCTTCTGCGAAACTGAAAAGAACAGAAGAGCTTGCCAAAAGATCCAGAGTCTATGCAGCAAAACTGACCGAACTCATTGAAGAGATCGCCCAGAAAATGCAACACGCGAGTGCCGAAGGTCTTGACAATATCTTTTTTCAGGAGAATAATAATCCTAAAAAAGTAGACATCATCTTTATCACGGCTGACAAAGGTCTTTGTGGCGGATTCAACTCACAGACGATCAAGAGAACCAGTCAGATGATCGCTGAATACCAGAGCAAAGGTGCAAAGGTAAGACTGAGAGCTATCGGTAGAAAAGGTATCGATTACTTTAAGTTCAACAATGTTGAACTTGATGATGCTATCGTCGGTCTGAGCGCAGCTCCGGATTACAAGCAGTCTTCAGAGTTCATATCTGAAGTGGTAACATCTTATGTCAATGGCGATACCGACAGGATCGTTCTTGTCCATAACGGATATGTCAACATGATCACCCAGGAGATCAGAGAGGATCAGATCCTTCCAGTCGATGCATCCCAACTGGAACTCAGTACGGTTTCAACATCAGAAATGGAAGTTGAACCGGATGATGACGATACGTTACTTGATGCATTGGTTAAAAGATATGTAGAGTACAGTATCTACTATGCTCTTATCGACTCACTTGCAGCTGAACACTCAGCACGTATGCAGGCGATGGACGCAGCAACGAAGAATGCCAAAGAGATGGTAAAAGATCTGAACGTTAAATATAACAAAGCAAGACAAGAAGCGATTACGACTGAGCTCATCGAGATCATCAGTGGTATGGAATCAATGAAATAA
- the atpA gene encoding F0F1 ATP synthase subunit alpha, which translates to MAVKLQADEISSIIKERIENFEIDVDINEIGKVVGIADGITTVYGLNNVMAGEVVEFDNGAKGLVLNLEEANVGVVVLGTSAGIKEGMSVKRSGALLKTPVGDGLMGRVVNPLGDPIDGKGTIETAEYRFIEEKAPGIMARKSVHEPLQTGIKAIDALVPVGRGQRELIIGDRQTGKTTLAIDTIINQKGQDVVCIYVAIGQKQSTVAATVKKLEEHGALDYTIIVNAGASDSAALQFLAPYAGVTMAEYFRDNGRHAVIFYDDLSKHAVAYREMSLILRRPPGREAYPGDVFYLHSRLLERAAKLSDELGAGSITAFPIIETQAGDVAAYIPTNVISITDGQIFLETDLFNSGIRPAINVGLSVSRVGGAAQIKAIKQVSGTLRLDLASFRELQAFAQFASDLDDYTRSQLERGQRMVEVLKQGPYVPVPVEKQVVIIFAGANGYLDDIAASSVTKFEAELMPFMEAKYASVLDAIRNEKKISDDTDAQLRKAIEDFKTSFAG; encoded by the coding sequence GTGGCAGTAAAATTGCAAGCAGATGAGATTAGTTCGATCATCAAAGAGAGAATCGAGAACTTTGAGATTGATGTCGACATCAATGAAATAGGAAAAGTAGTAGGTATCGCGGATGGTATTACAACCGTTTACGGTCTTAACAACGTTATGGCTGGAGAAGTTGTAGAGTTCGATAACGGTGCAAAAGGATTGGTCCTTAACCTTGAAGAAGCAAATGTTGGTGTTGTTGTTCTTGGAACCAGTGCCGGAATCAAAGAAGGTATGAGCGTTAAAAGATCAGGTGCACTTCTTAAAACACCGGTAGGTGACGGTCTTATGGGTAGGGTTGTAAACCCACTCGGTGATCCGATTGATGGAAAAGGTACTATTGAAACAGCTGAGTACAGATTCATTGAGGAAAAAGCACCAGGGATCATGGCGAGAAAATCTGTCCATGAGCCGCTTCAGACAGGTATCAAGGCGATCGATGCACTGGTACCGGTCGGTAGAGGCCAGAGAGAGCTTATCATTGGTGACAGACAGACCGGTAAAACAACATTGGCGATCGATACGATCATCAATCAGAAAGGTCAGGACGTTGTATGTATCTATGTTGCTATCGGCCAGAAGCAGTCAACCGTTGCAGCAACAGTGAAAAAGCTCGAAGAGCACGGAGCATTGGATTACACGATCATAGTGAATGCCGGTGCATCCGACTCTGCTGCACTTCAGTTCCTTGCTCCATATGCAGGTGTGACTATGGCTGAGTACTTCAGAGACAACGGCAGACATGCCGTTATCTTCTATGATGACCTTTCCAAGCATGCCGTAGCCTACAGAGAGATGTCATTGATTCTTAGAAGACCTCCGGGCCGTGAAGCGTATCCGGGTGATGTTTTCTATCTGCACTCAAGACTGCTTGAAAGAGCGGCGAAGCTTTCAGATGAGTTGGGTGCGGGTTCTATTACTGCATTCCCTATCATCGAAACTCAGGCAGGTGACGTTGCGGCATATATTCCGACAAACGTCATTTCTATTACCGATGGCCAGATCTTCCTTGAAACTGACCTCTTCAACTCGGGTATCAGACCTGCGATCAACGTTGGTCTTTCTGTATCAAGAGTCGGTGGTGCTGCACAGATCAAAGCGATCAAACAGGTTTCAGGTACATTGAGACTTGACCTTGCTTCGTTCAGGGAGCTTCAGGCATTCGCACAGTTCGCATCCGACCTTGATGACTATACCAGATCCCAGCTCGAGCGTGGACAGAGAATGGTAGAGGTTCTTAAGCAGGGGCCTTATGTTCCGGTTCCGGTTGAAAAGCAGGTTGTGATCATTTTTGCCGGTGCCAACGGGTACCTTGATGATATTGCAGCAAGTTCTGTTACCAAGTTCGAAGCAGAGCTTATGCCATTCATGGAAGCAAAATATGCATCTGTGCTTGATGCTATCAGAAATGAGAAAAAGATCTCTGACGATACAGATGCTCAACTAAGAAAAGCTATAGAAGATTTTAAAACTTCATTTGCTGGCTAA
- a CDS encoding F0F1 ATP synthase subunit delta has translation MEELIAKRYATALSSVSKDVKSIASVLNVLSEAISVPEVHEALTSPIVSAEKKTDMILSAIGKEADATMVNFIKILGENKRLDLIPAIAKVLNADLQKESNQYEGVLKSSSELGKEELAKLEKTLETYTGSKIELKQEKTDLEGLRVSVDDLGIEVNFSKQRVKEQLIDFIKKSL, from the coding sequence ATGGAAGAGTTGATAGCAAAACGATATGCAACGGCACTCTCATCAGTAAGTAAAGATGTTAAAAGCATCGCTTCGGTTCTGAATGTTCTGAGTGAGGCCATTTCGGTACCGGAAGTACATGAAGCATTGACCTCTCCTATCGTTTCGGCAGAGAAGAAGACAGATATGATCCTCTCAGCCATAGGAAAAGAGGCAGATGCCACAATGGTGAACTTCATCAAGATCCTTGGTGAGAATAAAAGACTCGACCTGATCCCGGCAATTGCAAAGGTACTGAATGCAGACCTTCAAAAAGAGTCGAATCAGTATGAAGGTGTACTGAAAAGCAGCAGCGAACTCGGAAAAGAGGAGTTGGCGAAGCTTGAAAAGACACTGGAAACATATACAGGGTCGAAGATAGAGTTGAAGCAGGAAAAAACGGATCTTGAGGGATTACGCGTTTCGGTTGATGATTTGGGTATTGAGGTTAACTTCTCCAAGCAGAGAGTTAAAGAACAGCTAATTGATTTCATTAAGAAATCTCTGTAG
- a CDS encoding ATP synthase subunit B, with amino-acid sequence MKKLALFALLMVPAILLASGHDSGEASRYLTQTGRESDFWPRVINFTIFAAILYYLIANPIKNFFKGRREGIAGQLKEIESKLQAAKDEKKEAQSHLNESVNKAAEIIEDAKKEAEILAAKIAEASENELVVLEKQFEEKITLEERKAARDVIDEVLSENITTDDIALDETKVVDIISRKAEHGKVA; translated from the coding sequence ATGAAAAAATTAGCACTATTCGCTTTACTCATGGTTCCTGCTATTCTTCTGGCAAGTGGGCATGACAGCGGTGAAGCGTCTCGTTACCTGACTCAGACAGGAAGAGAGAGTGACTTTTGGCCAAGAGTGATCAACTTCACGATCTTTGCCGCTATTCTCTATTACCTTATTGCAAACCCTATCAAAAACTTTTTCAAAGGAAGAAGAGAAGGTATTGCAGGACAGCTGAAAGAGATCGAAAGTAAACTTCAGGCTGCAAAAGATGAAAAGAAAGAAGCTCAGTCTCATTTGAATGAAAGTGTGAACAAAGCTGCCGAGATCATTGAAGATGCGAAAAAAGAGGCAGAAATCCTTGCGGCAAAGATCGCTGAAGCATCAGAAAATGAATTGGTTGTTCTTGAGAAGCAATTTGAAGAGAAGATTACGCTCGAAGAGAGAAAAGCTGCAAGAGATGTGATCGACGAGGTCCTTTCTGAAAATATCACAACAGATGATATTGCACTGGATGAGACCAAAGTGGTCGATATCATTTCAAGAAAAGCTGAACATGGGAAGGTGGCATAA
- a CDS encoding F0F1 ATP synthase subunit B — protein sequence MLDIHLPLMLFVLVLFLILLVVLNNMLFQPLLKFMDDRDRSIAKDLEAAKGLSGNSDELNAQAAENIDNAKAEAAAIRQKAIDEEKSLAASKVEAKQEELNKKYENFAQKLASDKEELKNSLLSQMPLFKESLKAKFSKL from the coding sequence ATGCTTGACATACATTTACCATTGATGTTGTTCGTCTTAGTGTTGTTTCTGATCCTTCTTGTTGTTTTAAATAATATGCTATTCCAGCCTCTCCTGAAGTTCATGGATGACAGAGACCGCTCGATAGCAAAAGATTTGGAAGCAGCAAAAGGACTCAGCGGTAACAGTGATGAACTCAATGCCCAGGCAGCTGAAAACATTGACAATGCCAAAGCTGAAGCTGCAGCGATAAGACAGAAAGCGATCGATGAAGAGAAATCATTGGCTGCGAGTAAAGTCGAAGCGAAGCAGGAAGAGTTGAACAAAAAGTACGAGAACTTCGCCCAGAAGTTGGCTTCCGACAAAGAGGAGCTTAAAAACTCCCTACTTTCACAAATGCCTCTGTTCAAAGAGAGCCTCAAAGCTAAGTTTAGCAAACTATAA